A region of Neovison vison isolate M4711 chromosome 7, ASM_NN_V1, whole genome shotgun sequence DNA encodes the following proteins:
- the PLEKHB1 gene encoding pleckstrin homology domain-containing family B member 1 isoform X1, whose amino-acid sequence MPQALWGTQSARAAGWVASASSSGGFGSSIRKRCGQVPPDPTLESPFEEMALVRGGWLWRQSSILRRWKRNWFALWLDGTLGYYRDETAQDEEDRVLIQFNVRDIKIGQECHDVQPPEGRSRDGLLTVNLREGSRLHLCAETKDDAIAWKTALLEANSTPVRVYSPYQDYYEVVHPNAHEATYIRSYYGPPYAGPGVTHVVVREDPCYSAGAPLAMGMLAGAATGAALGSLMWSPCWF is encoded by the exons ATGCCCCAGGCGTTGTGGGGCACACAAAGCGCACGCGCAGCAGGTTGGGTAGCCTCAGCATCAAGTAGCGGCGGTTTTGGCAGCAGCATCCGCAAGAGGTGTGGACAG GTCCCGCCTGACCCCACCCTGGAAAGTCCTTTCGAAGAAATGGCCCTGGTGAGGGGCGGCTGGCTGTGGAGACAGA GCTCCATCCTCCGCCGCTGGAAGCGGAACTGGTTCGCCCTATGGCTGGATGGGACCCTGGGCTACTACCGCGACGAGACTGCGCAGGATGAGGAGGACCGCGTGCTCATCCAGTTCAATGTCCGCGACATAAAGATTGGCCAAGAGTGCCATG ATGTGCAGCCCCCAGAGGGCCGGAGCCGAGATGGCCTGCTGACCGTGAACCTGCGGGAGGGCTCCCGTCTCCATTTGTGTGCAGAGACCAAGGATGATGCCAT AGCATGGAAGACGGCGCTGCTGGAGGCAAACTCCACCCCG GTGCGTGTCTACAGCCCGTACCAGGACTACTATGAGGTGGTACACCCCAACGCACATGAAGCCACATATATCCGCAGCTACTACGGACCGCCCTATGCAG GCCCCGGCGTGACGCACGTGGTAGTGCGGGAGGATCCCTGCTACAGTGCTGGCGCTCCATTGGCCATGGGCATGCTTGCCGGGGCTGCCACAGGTGCAGCCCTCGGCTCGCTCATGTGGTCGCCCTGCTGGTTCTGA
- the PLEKHB1 gene encoding pleckstrin homology domain-containing family B member 1 isoform X2 has protein sequence MSPAAPVPPDPTLESPFEEMALVRGGWLWRQSSILRRWKRNWFALWLDGTLGYYRDETAQDEEDRVLIQFNVRDIKIGQECHDVQPPEGRSRDGLLTVNLREGSRLHLCAETKDDAIAWKTALLEANSTPVRVYSPYQDYYEVVHPNAHEATYIRSYYGPPYAGPGVTHVVVREDPCYSAGAPLAMGMLAGAATGAALGSLMWSPCWF, from the exons ATGAGTCCCGCAGCCCCG GTCCCGCCTGACCCCACCCTGGAAAGTCCTTTCGAAGAAATGGCCCTGGTGAGGGGCGGCTGGCTGTGGAGACAGA GCTCCATCCTCCGCCGCTGGAAGCGGAACTGGTTCGCCCTATGGCTGGATGGGACCCTGGGCTACTACCGCGACGAGACTGCGCAGGATGAGGAGGACCGCGTGCTCATCCAGTTCAATGTCCGCGACATAAAGATTGGCCAAGAGTGCCATG ATGTGCAGCCCCCAGAGGGCCGGAGCCGAGATGGCCTGCTGACCGTGAACCTGCGGGAGGGCTCCCGTCTCCATTTGTGTGCAGAGACCAAGGATGATGCCAT AGCATGGAAGACGGCGCTGCTGGAGGCAAACTCCACCCCG GTGCGTGTCTACAGCCCGTACCAGGACTACTATGAGGTGGTACACCCCAACGCACATGAAGCCACATATATCCGCAGCTACTACGGACCGCCCTATGCAG GCCCCGGCGTGACGCACGTGGTAGTGCGGGAGGATCCCTGCTACAGTGCTGGCGCTCCATTGGCCATGGGCATGCTTGCCGGGGCTGCCACAGGTGCAGCCCTCGGCTCGCTCATGTGGTCGCCCTGCTGGTTCTGA